DNA from Ziziphus jujuba cultivar Dongzao chromosome 2, ASM3175591v1:
TCACAAAACACCACAACAaacatagagggaaaaaaagaagaagttatagaTGTCTCTTACTAAGAATAGATTTGCTTCCTCTCATGTCCCTAATAAATCCTTCAATCCTTCCTTTATCAGCTCATTAAATCCAGTTGACTTTTTGTCATACGTAACAAAGAACTAACCCATCTTTCACCTACGTTTCATGGAATGAGCAACTtagggaaaaatgaagaaacagagaaaagaaaaagcacagaGAGAAAATGGGAGAGGAAACACACTTGAGATGGAGCTTGAGAGAGATGCCCATCCAAGCAGTCAGAAGCAACGAATGGTCAGAGAGGTGAGGCAATCCAAAGGGGGCAGCACAACTCTTGGAGAGAGTTTTAGAAAGGAAATAGGGCCGGTGCAATTTTATCATCTAAAGGGTTTTATGGGGATCATCCATCCAAAAATGGTTCTATCGGGATtgtaaccaaaaatacaaaaaacaaataaaacctgttttttttttttaagtaaatatttctttacaaaatgcagcttcattgtggattattttattaatattattattaacaccttttgtatctatttaatagccactgacatggtagctcaaaccattaaattaccaatttcatgtttctttttcttacatttagtCAAGGTTCTCACTTCCCGCCAAAATGGAAAAGCATGTGGATGGTTTCCTACCCTTGCATTTACTCACCAAACATAGTTGGTCGCTGACGGCATTAAACTAAAcctattataaactttttttttatattttattattttaaattccatttagtgaccaatattttcgtcacaaatataacatttgaccacccaaaataatttggtcGTGGAATGCCTTATGCTaacattatttgctatttttccttaaaaaaaaattttaagttatattattagtgattaatatattggtcctttataaatacttttagtGACCAACAGTGGTTGGTCATTGAAACTTCATGCtcccgccaaaaaaaaaaggtgggaaaGCTTCCCGCCCTGCTTTTTTAACTACCAAATAGTTTTTGGTCagcgaaaatttatatttgtgaccAAATTTCTAGTCAGCATAACAGGTCAACCAAAATTCTACACGTTTCTCTTACTATCGTTTCTGCGACTAAATATCGGTCGTTGTTTTATTCATTCGGTGACCATTACTTTTTCGTCACTGACAGCATAGTCGctaattcccattttttttgtagtgctaattgaatacacccccCTAAATCATTAAATGGAAAAGCTCTTCGAGACCTGGTCTGCCTTAAACGACTCACCATTAATCAATGCAATCAGCTGCAGTGCTTGCCAGAAGAAAGGCTGCCCGATTCTCTTTCTTGGTTGAATATCACAAGCTCTCATAGTTGGCTAGCCGAGAGGTGCAAGAGAGATACAGGGGAAGATTGGCCAAAAATTGCTCACATCCCTCGCATCAACATTGTTGGtaagtcatttcaatatttaattcctttcttcatgatttgattttatacACGTACACTACTTATGTTCTGTTTCTTCCCAACATAAACATATCAAATTcctacatatttaatttatatgttactcaattttttattttttgtttgtccaagtttaataaatatcttttgtttttttccttttctttcctttctgtAATATTACTAGTAGATGTCGTATCCCATGCTATTCTAtgcattatatacatattatttggGAAATTAATATTGCTCATGCTTTTCAGGCAATTCAAATGCAATTGTATATTCGGATGAGGAGTAgttttaatgaacatgtcccTCTTTAGGTAATTtacgtgtgtgtatatatatatatttatatattattgttgaCATTTTGcttcaactttttcttttacaaaattttaacttttagatGAATTTTAACTCAtcgcttcattttttttaaaaaaaataatgctacCATACCAATTTGTCaaacattaatatatttgacaCACAATTTTTCACATGTCTTTGGTACAAATAAAGTTTATGCCTATAGCATTATTGTTCTAGAAACACTTGTAACTTATCATTTTCCATTCCAATACCCATTTGTGCCAAATACACTTTGAGCATGTTTGAAATGTAGCattaaaatccaatccaatttagttttacatttaaaataaaccaaatttaatcttaattttgagtgaaaatatttccgagaatacatatatatatgttgctttCAACTTCCATTGCTTGTTTGATCGCCTGATTACAAAAATACTCTATCAGGATCGTTCTAAACtcatttgattaaattttcaaaGATTTATCTATGAgattccacatcggttggaaaggagaacgaagtgtgccttaaaagagggttagatacctttcccttgagacgcgtTTTGGCAAAACCGTGCGAGCTAagcccaaagtggacaatatctcatgcgggtgctctaggctgttacagatggtatagagccagtacccgaatcggtgtgccagcaaggacgctgagccccaaggggggaggattgtgagatcccacatcggttggaaagggaaacgaagcatgccttaaaagagggtgtggatacctttcccttgaaatGTGTTTTGACAAATTATCTCCGCTTCTCATTCAATTTACACTGTTAATAATTAAGATAAGTCATCAATTTACACTTATTAGAGTTTCAATTTGAGATTGGTTATTACTTACCGCTGGAAAAACCTAATGATTATATTACATGGATTCCAAGTTCTCTTTACTGCAATTACAATGTTGGAAGCAGAAGCGCTGTCATTCACCATAGCTGATTCAATACTGCCAAGCTTTTCGGTTTTCATATTCAGTTCTAGTTCTTCTTGCATTTCAATGATAAGGTAAATGCTTTCTTTTACCACGCATGCACTCTTTAACTATCTCAAACTACTTTTCAGATTTGAATCCTTAATACATGAACCTATGAAGCTTCATATGTAATTTTAACGCATGCAGACTAATCTCATGAAAATGATACCATGTTgcataaaggaaaagaaagtcTTAGAAAATAAGTACAAAAGCTTCATAGCATctgaaaattttcttcaaaacatGCTCTTTTTGGATAAAAGGTTAAATGAGCTTCTATAATCTTGGTACACCGATTTCCTAGTACAGTAGCACTCGGATCCtagaaactaaaataaaatccaataatttgAAAAGATAAAGAGAATACCATACATCCATTTAGATCAGCAAATCCAGTGACCTTGACAATTGTGGTACATAGGAACCCTATTGAGTACCAACAATTCAGAATTGGAGCTACTATGGAAGAAATTCTCACCTCTCCTAAAAGTCTCAGGTGGAAATCAAAAGCATTTGGAAATTGGAAACTTTTTATGTGAAGATGGAAATGGTATATAGCtccaaaatttctttgaatGAGAAAAGTatgtagaatcaaaagcattgcATTTGATTATATTCAGCGAAAATCTTTGCTTACACTTAAAAGGAAATTTTGATTTCTTGCAGATACATGATGCACCTCTATCGTCCAGTATATATAACTTATATTCTCCTTTTCACCTTGTGCTATGAAGGTGAAGATGATTTAGACGTTGCAAAATTTCCCCTGCCTTGATCTTATCCTCTCGCCATTTCGGAAGCTGATAAAGTGTATACCATGTTGAAAAGCAGCCATTCTATGTCAGACACTACTTGAATATATTAGTCAATATTACTAATTCAATAAGAAGTATCATTCACTGTTTgagattttgattttctcttaTGAATTGAAGATACCAAAAGATAGTACACTAATTAGAACAAAAGTAACATTAAATAGACCAAAAGTACACtaaatacaaaaacatatgCAAAACAAAAGTGATTACAAGCTGCAGCCTTTCATGCTTTGAATTTCCACTTATGAGCACTCCTGGGTCCGCTTACAATGCCTTCATAATATTGGGATTCAAGTGTTTGGTTGTTCCAAGCCTTGACAAAGTCAGAAAACATTTCTCGGGCAGACTCTGATGATAAGTCAGAAAAAAacacatctttttcttctttcagccATGTAGCAAATTCATTGTTCTTTGAGAAATAGTCATCATTGGATAGCTCGTGGAAGTTGTAATTCTGaaagaataatgaaaaatacCATCCATCAGAAACCAACCATATTCCAACACCAACTTGACAAATAATCATAGTTTTTCATAATAAGGTTGTAGGAGCTCCAAATGTTAACCATAAATGTGCTTTAGCTTCATTTGTGGCATGCCTCTTATTGAATATCTCTAGATAAAGTGCCTCATGATAGAGCACCTTAACATCCCCTGTCAAAGGAACTTGTTCTTCTGTAACTACCCCTGGAGGGTACAGGGGTTGGACAGCTATCCTTGGCATGCATGCTACTGGCCCCCCTACTGAGCTCCTACAGTCCTATTACCAAGCATTCTCTTTACTTGCCCAAATGTGCTAGCATTGATTGGGAAGGAACTAGTAAGCCACTCAAGAGGACCTTACCCCAGAAAACTCAAAAGGGAGAGAAAAAAGATTCTTCAACATAGTCCCAAGAAGTTCATCTACTAACCCTAGAAAGAGGAGCTACtaagaaaagaagaatataGGCATAATTTAGATAAGAAAATTACCGAGTGTCCATCACCCTTGCAATGTTTATCTTTCTGCTTCTCCTTTGATTTCTTCTCTGAGACAAAACAACAagccaatatt
Protein-coding regions in this window:
- the LOC132800671 gene encoding style cell-cycle inhibitor 1-A-like, which gives rise to MKKLIALVQFQIMGSDRKSQKNNRKRSSYSASEEEDEGRSKRQKRRVEDEERKHRSGKKDKESSHKHSKRCLARKEKKSKEKQKDKHCKGDGHSVIFLSKLCLYSSFLSPLEWLTSSFPINASTFGQVKRMLGNRTNYNFHELSNDDYFSKNNEFATWLKEEKDVFFSDLSSESAREMFSDFVKAWNNQTLESQYYEGIVSGPRSAHKWKFKA